Below is a window of Bacillota bacterium DNA.
GGGGCAAAGAACGGGGATCGTCTATCCGGAAAGAAAACTCCGGCAGCTAGCGATGAAGATATTAGTCTAAGTGATCTTTTTCGTTATACCAGCCCTGTTGTTGAATCCCTGGTCGCCAGTGTCTATTCTAGATTTGCTTCAGCCTATGGCCTTTATATCATGGCCGGAAGCTATATTCACACGGACCGGGACGGATCACTGGTTAACCGCGCTTATCTCTTTGCTCCCGATGGGCTACTCCTGGGAACACAGGATAAGGTTCACTTGTTGCCGCTGGAGGAGCAGTGGATCGAAAAAAGGGGTAAATCCTTCTCTGTATTTCAAACCACACTGGGCAGGCTGGCCATGCCTGTGTGCATGGATGCTACCTACTATGAAAGCTTTCGCATACTGGAGCTGCAGGACACCGATATTGCCTTTCTGCCGATTGCCAATCCTGAAGAATATAATTACTGGTTAGCCCTGCGCGGTATCTGGCCCCGTGTGCAGGAATGCCCTCTTTATGGTGTAAAAAGTTCCCTGGTGGGATCTATTGCCGGCCTGACTTACACAGGCCGGGCCGGAATATACGCTCCCCTGGAGCTTACTGCCGACGGCAGCGGAATACTTGCTGAAGTCGAACCTCACGACCGGGAAGCGATGGCGTTTGCCTATCTGGACCTTGAAGCCCTTCACGAACTTCGCCGGAACCATCCCTGGCGTGACCAAAACCTACCCCTTTACCGCAAATATTTCCCAGCAATTTACAAGAATCGCCTCTAAAACGAGCATACGGGAGGATATGGCAACTAGAGAGTCTATGTTTATAGATCATCCTTCTTATGCGAAATGAGCTTATCCAGACGCATCATGCCCTTTGTCAGCATACCTGAACAGGTTTTCTCATTTTGATAATATTTGCTATAATTATCCATGTATGCGCCAACCATGTATACAAAAAATTGCAAGGGGTTGTTTTTTTAAAAATGTGTGGAATTTGCGGAACAATATCCAGAGAAGGAAGGGAAAGTAATGAAGATGAGCTGCGCAGTATGCTGCCCGCTCTCTCGGAGAGAGGGCCTGATCACCGGGGAGTAAACCTCGGTAGAAACTTCGCATTCGGTCACTCAAGGTTGAGTATTATTGACCTGACGGAGCAGGGAAACCAGCCGATGGAAAATAAAGAACTGGGCTTGGTTATCACCTGTAACGGTGAAATATATAATTACCGTGAACTGCGGGAAGAACTAAAGAATTATGGATACAGCTTTACCTCCAATTCAGATATAGAGGTAATGATGAAGGCTTACGATCACTGGGGCGAGCGTTTCGTGGAAAGGTTAATGGGGATGTTCGCTTTTTGCCTGTACGATCGCAAAAAAGATAAGTTTATCCTCGGCCGAGACCGACTGGGGAAGAAACCTCTTTATTACACGGAAAAAAACGGAACTTTCTACTTTGCCTCAAATATCCAGGCTCTTAATGATGCCGGAGTAGTTGATCAAACTCTTGATCGCACCGCCCTGCACTACTATCTAACTTTTCATGCTGTTGTTCCGGCTCCCCGGACCATTTTCAGCTGTGTAAAAAAAGTTGAGCCGGGTACTGTGATGACCATCGATAGGGACGGCCGAAAGAGCCTACAGCGTTACTGGTCGCTGAAGATGGCTGTTAATAAAGATCTCTCAGAGGATGACTGGGTTGAAGCAATTCTGGATAAGCTGCGGATCAGCGTAAAAAGGCGGATGGTCAGCGATGTTCCGGTCGGAGCTCTTCTCAGCGGAGGGGTTGATTCCAGTTTGATTGTTGCCCTGATGGCTGAGCTCGATATACCTGACCTGCGAACTTATTCAATTGGATTCGATACGGTAAACGGTGAAGAGGGTAATGAATTTTATTACAGCGATATTATTGCCCGTAAATATGGCACCAAACACGAAAAAATCTATGCTGACGGGGAAGACCTTCTACCCCGGGTTATCGACTGTCTGACCTTTATGGCAGAACCGATGGTCAGCCACGATGCTGTTGGCTTTTTCCTCTTAGCCCGTGAAGTGAGCAAAAAAAGCAGGGTAGTTCTCTGCGGCCAGGGTGCGGATGAAATTTTCGGCGGCTATCACTGGTACCCCCGGATCATGGAAAGTGAAGGGACCAGTTCTCCCGAACAGATCTACAGAGAACAATTTTTTGACCGTAACCATCAGGAAGTGCTCGATACCCTTGATGAGAAATTCCACCCGGAGGAAGATTACTCGTTTAAATATGTGAGCGATCACTTTGCCGGCAGTGAATCGGGAACAAGAGGGGTTGAGAAGGCCCTTCATATCGATACAACAGTGATGCTGATTGATGATCCGGTTAAAAGAGTCGATAACATGACCATGGCCTGGGGGCTGGAAGCCCGTGTGCCATTCCTCGATCACGAGCTGGTCGAACTTGCCGCATCCATTCCGCCAGAAATGAAAGTTAAGGAAGGCGGTAAATATATCCTCAAGAAAGCAGCGGAACAGGTTATACCGCACGAGGTAATCTACCGCAAGAAAGGTTATTTCCCGGTTCCCGCCCTGAAGTACATGCGGGGTGAATTCCTGGAATATGCCCGGGATATTCTCTATTCTGATCAGGCAAAGGAACGCGGCCTCTTCAACAGTCAATATCTGGATCGCCTATTTGAGAACCCCGCAGAGCAGCTAACCGCTTTGCGCGGAAATAAAATCTGGCAGGCGGCAGTTCTTGAAGCCTGGCTCCAGGGAATGGAGGGGTGAAAATGCAGGCGCAGAAGACTGCATCGATGCATAAAAGGCTTGAACGATATAACGAATTAAGCGGATTTATCGAAGAGGATAACGAAAAAAAGAAGCGGCTCAATAAGCCGATGAAAGAAAATATATCTCTCGACTGCGGTTGGGGTAATCTCCTTTTCGGCCAGACTTTTGCTGATCACGAAGCTTTGATTAAACAATTTTCACGTG
It encodes the following:
- a CDS encoding nitrilase-related carbon-nitrogen hydrolase; the protein is MPLSGSKEKLFQRYLTWIYRQSKINQHLDTVLPTAKVIPEERDQRKIGAAALQIKLELYDTPFDYIDEMHRRVREAAQAGARLVAFPEYNNISIFGMLPGIEKMEEAYGAKNGDRLSGKKTPAASDEDISLSDLFRYTSPVVESLVASVYSRFASAYGLYIMAGSYIHTDRDGSLVNRAYLFAPDGLLLGTQDKVHLLPLEEQWIEKRGKSFSVFQTTLGRLAMPVCMDATYYESFRILELQDTDIAFLPIANPEEYNYWLALRGIWPRVQECPLYGVKSSLVGSIAGLTYTGRAGIYAPLELTADGSGILAEVEPHDREAMAFAYLDLEALHELRRNHPWRDQNLPLYRKYFPAIYKNRL
- a CDS encoding N-acetylglutaminylglutamine amidotransferase, giving the protein MQGVVFLKMCGICGTISREGRESNEDELRSMLPALSERGPDHRGVNLGRNFAFGHSRLSIIDLTEQGNQPMENKELGLVITCNGEIYNYRELREELKNYGYSFTSNSDIEVMMKAYDHWGERFVERLMGMFAFCLYDRKKDKFILGRDRLGKKPLYYTEKNGTFYFASNIQALNDAGVVDQTLDRTALHYYLTFHAVVPAPRTIFSCVKKVEPGTVMTIDRDGRKSLQRYWSLKMAVNKDLSEDDWVEAILDKLRISVKRRMVSDVPVGALLSGGVDSSLIVALMAELDIPDLRTYSIGFDTVNGEEGNEFYYSDIIARKYGTKHEKIYADGEDLLPRVIDCLTFMAEPMVSHDAVGFFLLAREVSKKSRVVLCGQGADEIFGGYHWYPRIMESEGTSSPEQIYREQFFDRNHQEVLDTLDEKFHPEEDYSFKYVSDHFAGSESGTRGVEKALHIDTTVMLIDDPVKRVDNMTMAWGLEARVPFLDHELVELAASIPPEMKVKEGGKYILKKAAEQVIPHEVIYRKKGYFPVPALKYMRGEFLEYARDILYSDQAKERGLFNSQYLDRLFENPAEQLTALRGNKIWQAAVLEAWLQGMEG